AAGCATGCTTGTTACTCAGGTCACTGGACAGAAAATTATGAATGGTACCATCAGTTTCAATTTTGCTTTGACCTGGTGGCTTTTTCACCCCCATTCCAAACATCTTCTGTCTCGTGATGACAACATCTCGCCACCTCTTATCAGTTGCATATAGATTTGACAAGAGCACAAAGTAGCCTGCAGCTCTATCAGGTTCAAGTTCCACAGCCAATTTTTGAGCTACACTAGAAGCTAGTCTCACATTTTTGTGTATTTTGCATCCACCAAGAAGAGCACCCCAAACAGCCTTGTTTGGCTTCATAGGCATTGTCTCAACAAGTGCCACGGCTTCATCGAAAAGTCCAGCACGACTTAGCATATCAACCATGCATCCATAGTGCTCAATTCTCGGCTCAATACCCCAGGTCTCTTTCATACATCTAAAGTGTTGGTACCCCTCATTGACATAACCAGCATGACTACAAGCAAACAGAACACCCAAGAACGTTAACTCATCCGACGTAACATCATTTCCCCCCCAGCGTTCCATCTGCTGGAAAATAGTAAGAGCCTCGTGTGCATACCCTTGTTTTGCAAAACCTGTGATCATACTGGTCCAAGAAACTGAGTTTCTTCTTGGCATCCCTTCAAATACCCTATAAGCTTCCTCTATTTCACCACAGCTAGCATACATATGTACAAGTGCATTGTACAACGACACCAGCACCGGCTCATTCCTAAACCGCTCAACAACACTTGAATGAATCCACTTCCCCAGATCCAGAGCTCCCAATTCAGCACACGCTGATAAAACAGCCACCAAAGTCACCTGATCAAATTCCACATTGCGCCTTTGCATCAGACGAAACAAAGCCAATGCCTGTTGACATCTACCGTTCTGCGTACATCCTGCGATCATGGTCGTCCAAGAAACAACATTCTTATCCGGCATCTCATCAAAAATCCTAAGAGCCTCATCAACATCCCCATTTCTAAAATACCCAAATAACAATGAATTCCAAGTCACCACATTTTTCTCGATCATTTCATCAAACACCTTCCGTGCATCATAAACCCCATATTCCCTTCCCATAGTTGAATATAAATTAACCAAATTAGTCTGAACAAACACATTTACCAAAGACCAATTTTTTATTATCTTCCCATGAAGCTGCTGACCTTCCTTGAATAAACCCCCTTTTGCGCAACCATTAAGTACATAGGAATATGTATACCCATCAGGCATAGCAGTTGATTTTTCCATTTCACAAAAAAGTTCAATAGATTTCTGTGGGTTTTCACTACGAGCATGGCCCCTAATAATTTGGTTCCAAAGAGTGGTACTTGGACTTTGGACTTGATGGAAAATTTGGTCGGCATATTTGAGAGTGTAAGATGTTAAGAAAGGAGAAAGTAGTCTTACAAGAATGAAGCTTTTTTGGGTAAAGCCATTTGTGATAATGTGGGCGTGGATTTGTGTTAGCTGTTTGATGGATTTGCAGCTTTGCAAGAGAGAAAAGAGACGTTGTTGAAGAGCTCTTGATCCTCTCTGCTTGGCGGGAACTGATTCTTCAACTGCCATTCAACCTCTTCTTTAAACCAAAATACAATGTACCTTTGGTCGTTTatagcttgtttggatggttgttagtTGTTACCTAGTATTACTTACTAGATGGCGTATGCCCGTGcgcactttagattatagtgtatctatgtatatgtagttgtgtttaggtagtgataatatatgtatattttatattgctaataaatatACATAAGTTTGCGATgctttatgcatatatatatatatatatatatatatatatatatactatgttcaaaatacgattaatataacattgtagtttgtgttccgtatccaaaactttataatattagtgtttgttacgaatacaaagtttgcaaaaatttattaatactttttaaaagagaagacttgtttaaaaggaaactattttcctctctttgggacaaaacaatagcaatatttaagtatcagttgatactttgaattttaattcgattattttaaaagtgtaaaatattctattgttagtgtatgtagattggacctaaacaatatttattactattttttatcaaattttgatttggataattctaattcaaattatgaaattaattttacatgtttaaaacaaaacaaagtagaaatttgattttctatttaaacgaagaactactatttttaaaatttttggtgaatattcttggtttagctcattttacttgtcctgttgtcttttgcacgttttttaaagaaaacgtcaattagaattataattcgaCTAATTTACCATATTTATTAGTTGATCCCCATTTAATATTATtgtttcttttacgacattaatctctttttacatttattagagtaagaataaaaatgaaaaagtaattaaattctatcttattttaaaatataaatattttaagtatatttatttttgtaaacataacaaataaatgacatggcggaatattaaatacaacaattaaatatctagattagatctcagactaagataagaaaagaaaggaaattgtatggtttgactacttaaccttttgaagaaaaacaataatatggggtctacgttttttgctgtacaataatttcatttgctcccactaatgagttgatacacatgtggcaatgaattcatcattattgacttaatgggggatactttgggaattacatgaatattgtttaattttttaatatgaagtgccctttttttttttttttttacattgcttgttttttttaatatggggtcgactttttttttttattgctttattttttttttaatatggggtccacttattttttttttagacgAAACCACTTTGAAttatatagtgtatctatgtatatgtcgttgtgtacaattgtaaagaTTTATATATTAGGTAGTGATAGCATATATATTTTacattgctaataaacatacttAAATTTACACTGTCGatgcatatatatagatgaatattaatacatatacacaaatgttATTTGTTTATTAAGTGGAATTATGTGAGCatgataaaatagtgaaaattaaaAGGAGTGTAAAAGTGACACGTGGCAAAAACATAATTAATACATGCTACTTGAAATGACATCATCTGTTGTGATGCAATTTTTATGAGAAGGGGCAAAATTGAAAAAGTACGAATATATTTAATACTAAGCTATAGTAAGATTCTACTTTTAACTAATGAAAATGGCAAGTGCTTTGACCAAATTGCCCTTGGTTGATGATCCACTTCTTCAACTCATGCTTTTATataatttagttttaaaaaaggaaatttgtctattacaaattaaaaactgaaaaaatggaagaaattgcCCGAATTGTCCTTTCAAAtgggctggtatttaatttttgcctttagcaattaattttaggaataatttcaataatatataatccagcataaaatattatatccacgtagttatatttttaatttacatctgtATAACCAACTTCTTTTATAATagtgtttatacacacgatatacaacattatacacttactgtaCAGAATGTGTCGATCTTATATAAAAgtatataataatgtataaaagggttATTTTGGGCAATATTAAAAATATGAGTCATTTCAGGTAAATATTTTTTCCAAATAGACATAGGCTGTTATTTTTGCTAAATTTAATGTGTAGTGACCATAAGTTTTTAATGGTGCGGAACATAACTTGTGAGATACTATGATGcagaaatataaatttataccccacaattttatttttttattttttatttttagggacaaaaattaaacgaCAACACAAAATAAGGGCATAAGTGACTATGAGCCTAAAAAATAGGGAGAAAGTTTTGGTAGGACCCACAACACACATGTGGATTCTCaccttattttttcttttttacatgagtaggaggtggatctcctaattcttcacgtggatctcaccttaattttttttatctctactattatggaagagtgggctccacctttttttttatttgtactattatagaaaagtgggccccaattttttatttttttaactattatagaagagtgggccccaccttaattatttttaagatcgtttatatttcgtcttcttgatgttattcctcattattggtgtgagacgtatgtgtctaaacttatacccaaaggtataagttttaaatgttTTGCTTTTGTGACTTCTTTAgtagtttttgtgttcaatttaaattgttatttcttttttcccgaacttctcttctttacattttctctaagcgtacctttaccattttctgaacttattatcattattttttttttctgttatgTTACAATTGTCTTCAACTTCTttacgtggaccccaccttaatttttccTAGCAGTTGTCTCCTACCTTTTCACGTGGACCTCACCTTTTGCAATTATCTCCTAATTCTCCACGTGAACCCcatcttaatttttttaatctctactattatagaaTAGTAGGCCccgtcttaatttttttttaatctctactattataAAAGATTGGggcccaccttatttttttttaaatattttttctactattaattttttttaagattGGGGCCCATCAGATAAGTGATTTTCATGGCATAGTCTTATACTTTTGGAGTTggtcttagagcctgtttggatgggcttaatttaagcagcttataagctgctttagataaactaaatcAAACAggtctaattatttttttaagcttattttaagcacaaaatgactttaagctgaccaaccaaacacttaaaaaaagctaaaaatagcttataagcaacttataagccaatctaaATGGGCTCTTAATGAATGAAATAACGTTGTGACAAAATTGCAATTATAAATtgctttttaattttattttttattcttaaCTTAAGCGCACACCCTGTATTACGTAAAATTTCTTGTTTAAGGATTTTTTAATTTAAGTCGGACCTAATATAACAAGAAGCAGCATGATGCAAGGTTCTGATACTTCTAACTACAAAATGTTTATGAGCCATCTTGTGCAAGCAAAAAGTGAATAAGAGAACTGAAAATATGTTTAGTatactacaatttttttttttctaaatccaACTCTAACTAATGATTTGTGACCCTAGACAAAATAATTTCAAAATAATGATGAATACGGTAACAATGAAGTAGGAGTAGCACTTTTCATGTACAACTAGTTTGGATTGAGGCATTGATTATTGATTGATAGTTTGATACTATTACTGTTTTTGTAAACAAAGCTGAATTATCTGCAGAAGTAAGCTTTAGAATAGCATCCATCACATATCAACCATGAGTGGTTGTGTTTTTTTATGTACTTAAAACATGTCTACCTTAATGGAACAAAAAAATGGGTGTACTTTTAAAAGGAAATGTATTTCGTTTAATTCAAACACTGGTAAAAGTCTTTGAGTATCGCACACCAAACTTAACACAGCTACGTGCCATAAATCTAGTAATTAAGTTCTGAAATGATATAACTTGTACGCATTGTGACAAGATGAAAAGATTCTTGCACAACGTAGCCAAGTCTTTTAATAGTGCAAGACAGCCCCAAATCGATTTCCCTAAACATCTTAAACCAGAAAGAGTTAACCTGACCCTGAAAAGCTACCTCAACTCCGATCCTATCAAGGCTATATTGCTTTTCTCAGACTTGCTGAGTACAAAGATCTCTGCAGTAGATAGCTACACTCTCTTGTATGTCATCAAAGCTTGTGGTAAGAAATCCCTGACCACTGAAGGGAAACAAGCCCATACCCTTGTCATCAAACTTGGCTACGAACCCATCATTTTTGTTCAAACATCCCTCATGGATATGTACGCGGCAACTGCCAATGTTGCTGATGTGCACAAGGTGTTCGACGAAATACCCAAGAAGAATGTTGTGTGTTGGACTTCGCTGATTTCTGCGTATGTCCGAAATGAGAAACCATACAGAGCCATAGAGATATTCAGGCACATGCAAATGGATAATGTAGAGCCTGATCAGGTAACACTTACCGTTGCTCTGTCGGCCTGTGCTGATCTAGGAGCATTGGATAAAGGGATGTGGATTCATGATTTGATAAGTCGAAAACCGGAATTTAGTGAGGATTTATCTTTAATGAATGCTCTGTTGAACATGTATGTAAAATGCGGGGATATCAGAAAAGCTAAGTTACTGTTTGATAATATAAGAATTAAGGATATCAGGACTTGGACATCCATGATTGTTGGGCATGCATTACACGGCCAAGGACAGGAAGCGCTAAGGTTGTTTTCGGCATTGGAAGAAAAGAACAAGTCCAGATCAGGAAACATCCGTGGGACTAAGGACCAATTACTTGTTCCCAATGATGTTATGTTTATAGGGGTTTTAATGGCTTGTTCCCATGCAGGGATGGTGGAACAGGGGAAACAATATTTTAGAAGTATGACTGATGAGTATGGCATAAAGCCTAGGCTTTCTCACTTTGGCTGCATGGTGGATCTGTTATGTCGTCGTGGGCTGCTAAAAGAGGCATATGGCTTTATTTTGGCAATGCCAATTCAGCCAAATGCAGTTATATGGAGGACACTACTTGGCGCCTCTGGCGTTCATTGCAATGAAGAACTTGCTGCAGTGGCTCGGTCTAAATTACGTGAGCTAGACGCAAATCTTGTTGGTGATGATGTTGCGTTATCTAATATCTATGCTGCCAAGGGGATGTGGGAGGAGAAAATAATGCTTAGACACGAGATGACACAAAGGAGAACTCCTGGATGCAGTTCTGTTGAGGTGTGGAAGTTGCATTCTTGAATGTTTAAGTGCAGAGAAGTGATTATCATATGGATTAGATTCTTGATCACTTTATTGGGCCACAAGAACATTTGTCAAATTGCCAGCTTTTATCAAAAAGTTCGGGCAGAAAGTTCAAATACGCTGACTGTTGAATATGTTCATAATCTTGTTGATTGAAAAACATTTCTCAAAGGATCCAATAAGTGGATGGCGAAGGTATTGACATGACTAGCATTTCTTCTAATCTACATTGTGCCAGCTTGATTAACACGATCCATATGAGAGGAGTATGGAAATAATCTTTGTATTTCTTGAGTCCGCGAGCGCTGAATCATTGGGGGTAAACTCAATCAAACTCCAAACATTGATCTTTCCATCAAACTTCATACCTATGGATTTGAAGTTTGGGACTGCTGCGCCAACAGCTTGAGACTTCATGCAAAATATTGTAACttcaaattccaatttttgcaaCTTCAATTGCGTATGTCTGAAGTTGATTTTAAAATAGCTAagcttatactccctccgtctcaaattatatgCCGTGTTTACTAAAAGTAATTGTcccaaattatttatcgttttagaagttcaaggcacaattaattatttttttctcattttatccttatccttagtagaattttgttattaatgaagatgacacataaatagagtaaacatttaatggagagattataacttagacataaataagggtgAAGTTTTTAGTCATATACTCCCtttgtctcataataagtgtcactctAGCCAATTtttttgtcccataataagtgtcactttaggaaATCAAGatataaattgactagttttttttaattctacccttagacaataaagtactccctccggataaaaaaaagtatccacttattaaatcaagaaacaattaacaTTAGCTTTCCAGATTTGCCCTTATtcagtgttatgtgatcaaattccaatgcctatttaattaggggtagtttagtcaatttatatatattttttttggagtgagtagtttcttaaggggtgtgcacatggctaagtggactctttttttttatccggagggattAACATCTAAATAATGATtagaaaagccacatagtaacttggtattgttagATTTTCAATTTCAAAAAGGTTTATTTCTTGTGCATGCTGtaatcaaaaaataaaattaatttatttttattatatagggataAATTAATAAACTTCATATTGtattattaatttcttaatacGCATGTTTTTGATTAAAATGATagtgggacggagggagtaatatttctTTAAGGAGCGCGTGAAACAAAAAGGCCACATATAATTTGACGGAGGTagtaaaaatttataaatttCGGCTATATTTTAAATAAGGGTCTCAAAATGGGTCATCTGGGCGCTTTCCCAAATCTTCAATGTAAGCAAAGAGCTTTGCCACCCTCAAAGCCCAAAGTAGTGAGATACGCAACCCGGTCCAGCAGTTGCAGGCGAAGCGAAGTCACCTACCGGTCAGAAAAGTGAGAGAAAATGGATACCGACTTCAATTAACTCCAGCTTATTCACCTATGCTAGGTTAATTGTCCTTCCTTTCCCCCCCAATCCTACTGAAATCCAGACGATTTCTGTTACTGTTTATAGTCATCTTTGACAGTTTTCACCTATGCCTTCCGACGCTGAGTTATCGGACGATGATCGGAAACCTAATGTTGGCCCTAGCAATAACTCTATCGATCAATCTCTGGACGCAATTGAGAATCAATTATCCTCAATTTCAGTGGGTCAATCCGAATCTGACCTGGATACAAAAGAAGCTTCCTCATCCAAGCAGGATGAGCTCGCCAATGGGAATTCCGGAGCTGATGATAGCAATGTGGTGGAAGACCTTAGCTCTGTGTGGAGGAACAATTCTGAAGAAATGGAAGCGCCGGCAAGTCCCAGTAGCAGTGGTTATGCAGCTGAAAGAGGGAGTAGTAATGGTAGTAGTAGGGCATCTGGTATTGAGGAGGTTGATGGTGAGATTATTGAAATTGGGAATAGTGATGCTTATGAGGGAGTTTCGGACTCTCAGGTGCAATGGATTCCCGGGAAACGCCACGGCAATGAGGTCAGTCCAACTGAAGctagtgcttttttttttttagctctaAATAGTAGTTGTGGCTAGTTCAGCATACCACTTGACCTGCACGGTTTCCCCCAAAAGGCCTCATCCATTAAGAATGTCCAACACCTTATTATAAGTAACTTACTTTCCTTTTCAGCTAGTACTTTGTTCACACACACCCTACAAATTTCACACACACCCAACAAATCATACAGTGTATAACTTAAGATGAAGTTTGTTAAATGTTAGATTCTGCAATTAGGGAGTTTTGATTCTTGATAGTTTTTTAACACAGTAAGATCAACTGAGGACAACCTGTAGGCTGCAATAAGGTTAAATTAAGGACCAATCGTTGGCTGAAATCTAACTTTTAGGTTGTAGATGGCATGAACTGGGATTAAGCTGTAGATGTGGTAGCAATTACTGTTTATAAGCTTACAACTTTTTATATTTCCTCCTACTGCATACACTCTATTtttcaaggttttttttttttttttggtaataaacTGTGAAAATATTACCATCAACAACAAAGATTTTTTAAACCTAAAGAGCATCCAGtgtttttttttgaaactggtaaatttgtattcctcagcattaaggatATGCTGGAGACCTTAAAAAATGTTGGTCTAAAAACAGAAATAGAAAAGAGATACTTACAGGGATTTTATTAAGTCTACAAAATGATCTATATCCTCTTATCCTatttctttacaccaaaagtatAAAGATACTATACAATTCCATTTTACTTTCTGAATGGAATTGGATCTATCTTTAAAACACCTCCCATTCCTTTCTTTCCAGATGGTCCACCAGATACAATGTGGGATCATCCTCCGCCACTTCTTTTGACTCTTGCTGCCTCCTCTTCTCATCCAACAACTTAGTGGATCTGCAGTGTGCTCTGGTATAGTCCATGTTGTCTCTGTCAGGTTGAAAAATAGGGACCATAGTTCTGCTGTGAATTTGCAGTGAAGAAAGAGGTGGTTGTTGGTTTCATCAGTTTCATTGCATAGAAAACATCTGGAGACTATGATGTTTCCTTTTTTCTTTAACACTTCATGAGTCAAACAAGCCCTCTTTGCCACCAACCAAGTGAAACATTTCACCTTGGTTGGTGCTGGACACTTCCAAATTTTTATCCAAAATCTTTGGTGCTCCTCATTCTGCCCTATGTCCTCCTTTCTGTAAGCTCTGTTTACTGAGAATTGTCCATCGCTATTATGTCTCCATCTCAAAGTATCTGCATTAGTGTTGGTACCTTGGAAGTTACCAATCCTGCTCAACAGATCAGCCACCCTATTTATCTCCCAATCATTCAAAAAATTTCTGAACGTTAAGTCCCATCCCTGTACACTCCATATTTCATTTATAGTCACCTCTGGGTTATTGCATAAAATGAACAAGTCTGGATAATTATCCATAAGTGGGACTTGCTCATTCCAAGCATCCTTCCAGAACCTTGTTTTTTTTTCCCATCACCTACTTTCATCTTCAAGTTTCTTTTCAAGCTTTGGCCACTAAAGAGCATCCAGTGTTATAACCACCTTCTACTTCTAGGAAGGGTGCTATTACCATCTAGACCTCAAGCTGGCAAAAAACCAAATCTAATTACATAATCTTTGAACCAGAGAGTGACATCGATGAGCTCTCTTAGAACAGTGTAGTAAATCTATACTCTCTCTAATCTCTTTTTGAATCTGTGCTATGGCGAACTTTGTATTGATAAAGACTTCCAAGTTGGAGGTAGTAGGTgccccgtggaattagtcgaggtgtgtgcaagctggcccggacaccacaGTTATCCAAAGAAAAAGCTGTTGCTTAGCTGTGCAATTTTGgtctatgttgctcagactcttcaGAAATGTCAACGGGTGCGTGTGGgattctccaaaagtagtgcatttttgaagAACCCGACAACGGCGTGgcaacatttttggagaatccgagcaacataggttttGGTCCTTTGTCTTGTTTAGAATTGTTGAAAAACAAGTCAATATATGTTTAAGAGCTCGCCTCAGTGGCAAAGACAATAAAACAATATTTTATACTGCTATTCTGCAGAAAATACACTGGTGAGACTAATCTATATGCAGACAACTAAAACTGAGTCTTCAGTAACATCAAAAGGGAAGTGAAGGAGATCCACTGTTGATAtgattcatgtctcatgtttatCTTTTGACTTTTTTTGATTGATGAAGTGCAGGATGATGCTTCTGTTTCCTGGAGAAAACGAAAGAAGCACTTCTTTATCTTGAGTCACTCAGGAAAACCAATATACTCAAGGTCAGTGTTAAAGCCCCCCTGCAGAGTGCTGAATGACATTTATTAATTAGAGTACTGCATACTGTTGTCTATTTCTTCTTAATCATATTTAATGTCCTCTGAGATTACTTATTTTTCTTTTATCATTTTCGTTTGAAGATATGGAGATGAACACAAACTTGCTGGATTCTCTGCCACTTTGCAAGCCATCATTTCATTTGTCGAGAATGGGTACTTCGTCAATGAATTATGGAGTTGCTCTTTTTTCTTATAAGCTCATCTTTTGGCCGTTACCTGGTACCCCCTTCCTTTTCAGCAAAGTCATAGCGGGATATTGAAGTTTGCCTGATTGGTCTCTTTTTCAGGGGTGATCGAGTCAACTTGGTCAGAGCCGGTAAACACCAGGTCAGTCTCCTTGTGTCGAAATTCTCCATAATGCAATGATGATGGAACTTGTGTTTTCTTTCATGGTCGATACCTCACCTTCTTCTATGATAGTTAATACTTGGTAATTTTGAAGCTGCACGGGTTAGTGCCTAGTGGTTGTGGATGTATATATTCCTGCTTACTTCAGTTTCATGCtagtctttttttctttttttaaatgcTTGAATGTTATGGTTTTGAAAATGGTATTGATGGAAAGAAGGAAAGAGAAGATATCCACATGCTGTTTGGTTTTGCAAGTGAGCGGTCACCTAGGAATATTTTGTAATATTAGCAATTGAGTTGCACCAGTAGGAAACTTAACTGAGGACTTTTCTGCTTAAGCATTTTGTTGAGTATGTGCTGCCTGATTTCTGTCTTTTGTTTAACAGACATTTAAGGCTTGTGTTTCAGGTTGTGTTTCTTGTGAAAGGACCTATTTACTTGGCTTGCATAAGCTGTACTGAAGAGTCATATCAGTCACTGAAGGGACAACTAGAGCTCCTTTATGGTCAGGTAAgtcactctttttcttttttgtttctcCTTTGTTTCTTTTTATTGTTTAATTTTATAATAATTGAGATCCTGGCCTGCTCATAGTTTCCTTAGCATGTTAATTGACTGCCTATTGTTCTGACAGATGGATGCAATTTCTCATGTATCAGTTGTTATCTGTGCAGATGATACTTATTCTTACGAAGTCGCTGAATAGATGTTTCGAGAAGAACCCTAAATTTGACATGACTCCTTTGCTTGGAGGAACAGATGCTGTCTTCTCTTCTCTAATCCATTCATTCAGTTGGTTTGTTCTctcccctttctctctctctctctctctctctctctctgcctgTGTACTTATCTTCATCGTGGTATCTTTTACTTCTTGTGACATTAATTCTGTAAATTGAAATATCCTATACTTCATCTACTGTGGTGAGAGAGGGGAATTGTTAAATCTTAAAGAGTGCTGAGACATTCTGTCTCCTTGGAACTTAAGAAACGATTACGGAAGCTTTATCCATTAATCATAATCATATAATTTATGTACTATGATGCGAGAGGCCAGTTTTATTAAAACTCAGGAACAGTGTGACAGTATGTCCTGTTGAAACTTGAAAGAAGAACTATAAAAGATGTGTTCATTAATTCTAATAACATAATTTGTCTACTAGGGTGTGAGAGCGCAATTTTTAAATCTCTCAAGTACTGGACATCCTGTGTCATTGCAACTTAGAAGAACTTCAGGAGCTTATCTGTTAACTTGTATTTAATAACTAAGGGAAGGAAAATTATTTACTGATACTTGAGAGATGTAGAAGAACTCAATGTAATAGACACACAATCCTCCTTCCATAGCTGGGgaaaaaagcaaaaaagaaaaaagtaac
The nucleotide sequence above comes from Lycium barbarum isolate Lr01 chromosome 3, ASM1917538v2, whole genome shotgun sequence. Encoded proteins:
- the LOC132632922 gene encoding putative pentatricopeptide repeat-containing protein At1g74400 gives rise to the protein MKRFLHNVAKSFNSARQPQIDFPKHLKPERVNLTLKSYLNSDPIKAILLFSDLLSTKISAVDSYTLLYVIKACGKKSLTTEGKQAHTLVIKLGYEPIIFVQTSLMDMYAATANVADVHKVFDEIPKKNVVCWTSLISAYVRNEKPYRAIEIFRHMQMDNVEPDQVTLTVALSACADLGALDKGMWIHDLISRKPEFSEDLSLMNALLNMYVKCGDIRKAKLLFDNIRIKDIRTWTSMIVGHALHGQGQEALRLFSALEEKNKSRSGNIRGTKDQLLVPNDVMFIGVLMACSHAGMVEQGKQYFRSMTDEYGIKPRLSHFGCMVDLLCRRGLLKEAYGFILAMPIQPNAVIWRTLLGASGVHCNEELAAVARSKLRELDANLVGDDVALSNIYAAKGMWEEKIMLRHEMTQRRTPGCSSVEVWKLHS
- the LOC132632918 gene encoding pentatricopeptide repeat-containing protein At5g66520-like; this encodes MAVEESVPAKQRGSRALQQRLFSLLQSCKSIKQLTQIHAHIITNGFTQKSFILVRLLSPFLTSYTLKYADQIFHQVQSPSTTLWNQIIRGHARSENPQKSIELFCEMEKSTAMPDGYTYSYVLNGCAKGGLFKEGQQLHGKIIKNWSLVNVFVQTNLVNLYSTMGREYGVYDARKVFDEMIEKNVVTWNSLLFGYFRNGDVDEALRIFDEMPDKNVVSWTTMIAGCTQNGRCQQALALFRLMQRRNVEFDQVTLVAVLSACAELGALDLGKWIHSSVVERFRNEPVLVSLYNALVHMYASCGEIEEAYRVFEGMPRRNSVSWTSMITGFAKQGYAHEALTIFQQMERWGGNDVTSDELTFLGVLFACSHAGYVNEGYQHFRCMKETWGIEPRIEHYGCMVDMLSRAGLFDEAVALVETMPMKPNKAVWGALLGGCKIHKNVRLASSVAQKLAVELEPDRAAGYFVLLSNLYATDKRWRDVVITRQKMFGMGVKKPPGQSKIETDGTIHNFLSSDLSNKHACSVYEMLGLVTTQAKLQGYQPSISEEELII